Part of the Acomys russatus chromosome 19, mAcoRus1.1, whole genome shotgun sequence genome, TACCCAGGCAACAACGAGTATGACCAAGTGCGCTACATCTGCGAGACCCAGGGCTTGCCCAAGCCCCACCTGCTGCACGCCGCCCGCAAGGCTCACCACTTCTTCAAGCGCAACCCTCACCCTGATGCCACCAACCCCTGGCAGCTGAAGTCCTCTGCGGACTACCTAGCGGAGACCAAGGTATGAGGGGGAGCCTGCAGAGTGAAGAGAATCCGTGCTGgggacgcgcgcgcgcgcgtgcgcgctgGGGGTGGCGCAGGGGTTGGGGCAGCTGCCATATTACAACTAGGTTTAGACCTTGGGGAGGACCAGTAACTTGACAAGTTGCTTGTCAGATTGGGGTAGGCCAATAAATCTGGTGGGACAGCACAACTGAAGGTCACAGCCACGTCTCTGGGCTGGACGGTAGGTCTAGGCGAAGTGTGGAGCCTGGGTTAGGTGACCAGAGCACCAAAGAACAGAATCACGTGGCAGCAGAGGAGCTATGAAATTGGGCATCGAGGATTGGTATGAAAAGTCAACTAAAGCAGCTTCCAGTCAGATCGTGAGGTGGACACAGCAGAATTCAGGGGGAACCCTACTTGGCTTCCACAGCCCCGAGTTTAGGTACATGTCCACCTGGtgacccccacccacaccccccacacccccgcccCGTGTCCCACCAGGTACGCCCCCTGGAGCGCCGCAAGTACATGCTCAAATCCTTGGACCAGATCGAGACGGTGAACGGCGGCGGGGCTGTGAGTCGTTTGAGTTTCCCGGACCGCGAGGCACTGGCGGAACACGCAGACCTCAAGTGCATGGTGGAGCTAATGAAACGCATGCTCACGTGGGAGTCTCACGAACGCATCAGTCCCAGCGCCGCGCTGCGACACCCCTTCGTGTCTATGCAGCAGCTGCGCAGCGCCCACGAGGCCACCCGCTACTACCAGCTGTCGCTGCGTAGCTGTCGGCTGTCCCTGCAAGTGGATGGCAAGCCACCCCCACCTGTCATAGCCAGCGCAGAGGACGGGCCTCCCTACTACCGcctggctgaggaggaggagactgtaGGCCTGGGTGGTGTAGCGGGCGGTGGGTCCCTCTTCAGGGAGGAGAAGGCTCCGGGAGTGCAGAGAACCATTGATCAGCTCGATGTCCTGAGTCTgcaggaggccagaaggggccTGTGGAGCGACACCCGGGCCGACATGGTCTCTGACATGTTGGCCCCACTCAAAGTAGCCAATACCAGCCATAGGGTCCCCGATTCGGGCCCGGAGCCCATCCTAGCCTTCTATGGCAGCCGCTTGACTGGCCGCCATAAGGCCCGCAAGGCCCCTGCAGGCTCCAAATCTGACCCCAACTTCAGTAACCTCATCCGGCTGAGCCAGGCCTCAACAGAGGATGCTGGACCTTGTCCGGGAAgtggctgggaggaaggagaaggccgAGGGGCCTCCACAGAGCCGTCTGTCATCCCACAACGGGAAGGAGATGGGCCCAGCATCAAAGACAGGATCATGGATACTGAGGTAAGTGGGGTTTAGAGACTGGTACCCAGAGCTTAGTATAGCTGgtacacagaaaagaaagccctGTTTCCTGTAACTGAAGCACTTTTGTCATCTCACCCCAGGCCCTAAATT contains:
- the Hipk4 gene encoding homeodomain-interacting protein kinase 4 — encoded protein: MATIQSETDCYDIIEVLGKGTFGEVAKGWRRSTGEMVAIKILKNDAYRSRIIKNELKLLRCVRGLDPDEAHVIRFLEFFHDALKFYLVFELLEQNLFEFQREHNFAPLPARHIRTVTLQVLRALARLKELAIIHADLKPENIMLVDQTRCPFRVKVIDFGSASIFSEVRYVKEPYIQSRFYRAPEILLGLPFCEKVDVWSLGCVMAELHLGWPLYPGNNEYDQVRYICETQGLPKPHLLHAARKAHHFFKRNPHPDATNPWQLKSSADYLAETKVRPLERRKYMLKSLDQIETVNGGGAVSRLSFPDREALAEHADLKCMVELMKRMLTWESHERISPSAALRHPFVSMQQLRSAHEATRYYQLSLRSCRLSLQVDGKPPPPVIASAEDGPPYYRLAEEEETVGLGGVAGGGSLFREEKAPGVQRTIDQLDVLSLQEARRGLWSDTRADMVSDMLAPLKVANTSHRVPDSGPEPILAFYGSRLTGRHKARKAPAGSKSDPNFSNLIRLSQASTEDAGPCPGSGWEEGEGRGASTEPSVIPQREGDGPSIKDRIMDTERSGPELFDPGSCPGEWLSEQERTLEGIRGSRAQGLPARHAHPHGPPRTASFLQHVGGHH